DNA sequence from the Synergistaceae bacterium genome:
TTAATGCCTGAATGTAATCACAACTGCGAGGGCTGTACTGCAAATTGTGCAGATAGACAGAATAACATAGCACCGGCAAAATTTCAGACTCAAAGCGTCATCAAAAACGTTATCGGCATAGTCAGCGGTAAAGGCGGAGTCGGCAAATCTTTAATAACCGGCTTGCTGGCTTCTGAAATGAGCAAAAAAAATTTTAACACTGCCATATTAGACGCTGATATAACGGGGCCGTCAATTCCTAAAATGTTTGGTCTTCATGATACTTTATTATCGGACGGACATTTTATACAGCCTGCCATAAGCAAGAACGGAACTAAAATAATTTCCATGAATTTATGCCTGCCCAGTGAAACAGATCCTGTAGTTTGGCGCGGTCCTGTCTTAATGGGAGTCTTGCAGCAATTTTTTGAAGAAGTCGACTGGGGATTTACTGATTATATGTTCGTTGACATGCCTCCGGGAACTGGCGACGTGCCTTTAACAGTGTTTCAATCATTGCCGATCAAGGGAATTATTATTGTAACGACCCCGCAGGAACTTGTAAGCATGATAGTAAGCAAAGCCCTAAAAATGGCCGAAATCATGAATATTCCCGTGCTTGGCCTTGTCGAGAACATGAGCTATTTTCTTTGTCCTGATTGCAATAAAAAGCATTATATATTTGGAAATAGTAATCTTGAAGAGTTTGCTTTGACTCACGGGATACAAAATTTTGTGCAGATTCCCATTTTGCCGGAATTTGCGAGATATTGCGACTCTGGAAAAATTGAAGACTTTGACGCGAGCAAATATTTAGATTCACTCATAAAAAATTTATAATTTATATTAATCGGCTGTCTTAGTGTTAATAGCTTTGACGGCCGCAAAATATTATATAATTAACAAAAATTTTGAGATTCAGCGAGGTACGTTAATGCATAAAAAATTTATGTCTCAGTCAGTAATTTGCACTAGGGGGGGGGGGGGCAATAAGTATAATTCTTTATCCTTCCCAAGATTCCCAAGATTTCCAACGGAATGGAGCGGGCTATGATGATTTCAATTTTATGTCCGTGCTGCAATGAGGAAAAATCCCTGCCGTTATTCTATCAAAGTGTAGTGAGAATCATGGACAAAACCGGCGAACATTTTGAAATTATTTTTGTGAACGATGGCAGTAAAGATAATACTATAGAGATATTAAAATCTTTATCTGAATCTGACACTAGAATAAAAGCAATAGATTTTTCCCGCAATTTCGGCAAGGAAGCAGCCATCACAGCCGCATTAGATTATTCTTCAGGTGATGCAGTTATTATACTTGATGCAGATTTACAACAGCCGCCGGAGTTAATCCCTGAAATGCTGGAAAAATGGCGTGAAGGTTATGATGTTGTAGCAGCCCGACGAGATAGAGACTCGGACTCATTCATAAAAAAATTTACTGCGCTCGCGTTCTATAAAATTCATAATGCATTCTCACAAATTGAAATTCCCTCAAATGTAGGAGATTTTAGACTCATGTCCCGGCGTGTAGTCAACGCTTTAAACTCAATGAAAGAGTCTCAAAGATTCATGAAAGGTTTATTTGCATGGGCAGGCTTTAAAACATGTTTTATAGATTATAAAGTTGCAAAGAGGGCAGCAGGCGAGTCAAAATTTAATTTATTTCGTTTATGGAGTCTTGCTATAGAGGGCATTACTTCATTTAGTGCCTTCCCGTTGACAATGTGGGGAATAATCGGAGCAATTATAGCAATGGGAGCATTTATTTACGGATTATTTATTTTCTTTCACACTATAATTTACGGTCTCGATGTTCCCGGATATGCAACTCTTGTGTGCTTAATACTTTTATTCGGCGGACTTCAGCTTTTAGGAATCGGCATAATAGGCGAATATCTCGGCAGGACTTATATAGAGAGCAAGAACAGGCCAATATGTATTATCAGGGAGATTTATTCACATGAAAAAATTAATAGTGAACGCTGATGA
Encoded proteins:
- a CDS encoding Mrp/NBP35 family ATP-binding protein, whose protein sequence is MPECNHNCEGCTANCADRQNNIAPAKFQTQSVIKNVIGIVSGKGGVGKSLITGLLASEMSKKNFNTAILDADITGPSIPKMFGLHDTLLSDGHFIQPAISKNGTKIISMNLCLPSETDPVVWRGPVLMGVLQQFFEEVDWGFTDYMFVDMPPGTGDVPLTVFQSLPIKGIIIVTTPQELVSMIVSKALKMAEIMNIPVLGLVENMSYFLCPDCNKKHYIFGNSNLEEFALTHGIQNFVQIPILPEFARYCDSGKIEDFDASKYLDSLIKNL
- a CDS encoding glycosyltransferase family 2 protein; protein product: MISILCPCCNEEKSLPLFYQSVVRIMDKTGEHFEIIFVNDGSKDNTIEILKSLSESDTRIKAIDFSRNFGKEAAITAALDYSSGDAVIILDADLQQPPELIPEMLEKWREGYDVVAARRDRDSDSFIKKFTALAFYKIHNAFSQIEIPSNVGDFRLMSRRVVNALNSMKESQRFMKGLFAWAGFKTCFIDYKVAKRAAGESKFNLFRLWSLAIEGITSFSAFPLTMWGIIGAIIAMGAFIYGLFIFFHTIIYGLDVPGYATLVCLILLFGGLQLLGIGIIGEYLGRTYIESKNRPICIIREIYSHEKINSER